The following proteins come from a genomic window of Synechococcus sp. BIOS-E4-1:
- a CDS encoding CBS domain-containing protein — MVLQQTVGEVMSAPVLTVTAETPLQDAVSLLNDHHVSGLPVVDVDGVLIGELTEQDLMVRESGVDVGPYVMLLDSVIYLRNPLNWDRQVHQVLGNTVGDLMHRDSHSCDVSLPLPKAASMLHEKGTQRLIVVDANRRPVGVLTRGDVVRALASAQS, encoded by the coding sequence ATGGTGCTCCAGCAGACAGTCGGGGAGGTGATGTCCGCTCCGGTGCTGACGGTGACGGCGGAGACACCTCTTCAGGATGCAGTCAGCCTGCTCAACGATCACCACGTGAGTGGCCTGCCAGTGGTTGACGTGGACGGCGTTCTGATCGGAGAACTGACCGAACAGGATCTGATGGTCCGTGAGAGCGGTGTGGATGTCGGGCCTTACGTGATGCTGCTCGACAGCGTGATTTACCTGCGCAATCCGTTGAACTGGGATCGCCAGGTGCATCAGGTGCTGGGCAACACTGTTGGTGATCTGATGCACCGCGACAGCCACAGCTGTGATGTCAGCCTTCCTTTGCCGAAGGCTGCTTCGATGCTGCATGAAAAGGGCACCCAACGTCTGATCGTCGTTGATGCCAATCGCCGTCCTGTCGGGGTTCTCACCCGCGGTGATGTGGTTAGGGCCCTGGCGTCAGCTCAGAGCTGA
- the pgsA gene encoding CDP-diacylglycerol--glycerol-3-phosphate 3-phosphatidyltransferase: MISPWRLWADRLTLLRAVLGAPLLLLLACGQQSWAWLLLLIGAWSDWADGWMARRADGGSSWGAKLDPLADKLLISAPLIWLAAERQLPLWAVWLLLARELLISGWRSGSNGGAPASWLGKWKTTFQFLSLFLMLWPPSWTSVQITEVLHALGWGLFWPGLVLALWSAIAYLSPRSAPDRH; this comes from the coding sequence TTGATCTCTCCCTGGCGATTGTGGGCCGATCGACTCACCCTGCTGCGCGCCGTGCTTGGAGCACCGTTGCTGCTGTTGCTGGCTTGCGGACAGCAAAGCTGGGCTTGGCTGCTGCTGCTGATTGGAGCATGGAGCGACTGGGCTGACGGATGGATGGCCCGCAGGGCTGACGGAGGTAGCAGCTGGGGCGCAAAGCTCGATCCCCTCGCTGACAAGTTGTTGATCAGCGCTCCATTGATCTGGTTGGCAGCCGAGCGACAACTGCCGCTGTGGGCTGTATGGCTGCTGTTGGCCAGGGAACTGCTGATCTCCGGATGGAGGTCAGGCAGCAATGGAGGCGCTCCAGCCTCCTGGCTGGGGAAATGGAAAACCACCTTTCAGTTCCTGAGCCTGTTTCTGATGCTCTGGCCCCCGAGCTGGACATCCGTCCAGATCACTGAGGTCCTGCATGCACTGGGGTGGGGGCTGTTCTGGCCAGGCCTGGTGCTTGCCCTCTGGTCAGCGATCGCCTACCTCAGCCCCCGATCAGCGCCTGATCGGCACTGA
- a CDS encoding NAD-dependent epimerase/dehydratase family protein: MQILLMGGTRFVGKPLVIRLLQQGHRLTLFTRGRQPVPEGVEAVNGDRGDDQALDQLKGRAFDVIVDSSGRTLSDSQRVLERTGAPSHRFLYVSSAGVYAGSHTWPLDEDSPLDPASRHVGKGETEQWLLREGIAFTSFRPTYIVGPGNYNPVERWFFDRIVNDRPIPLPGDGTTITQIGHVEDLAEAMARSLEVDASCNRIYNCSAKKGITFRGLIEAAALACGREPGSLDLRSFDPAGLDPKARKAFPLRLSHFLTDISRVERELAWNPRFDAHGCMADSYKRDYSLTPTSAPDFSADQALIGG, from the coding sequence GTGCAAATCCTGTTGATGGGGGGAACCCGCTTTGTCGGCAAGCCCCTGGTGATCCGTCTGCTTCAGCAGGGTCACAGGCTCACCCTCTTCACTCGCGGCCGTCAGCCCGTTCCTGAGGGGGTTGAGGCGGTGAATGGAGATCGTGGAGATGATCAGGCCCTGGATCAGCTCAAGGGCCGCGCTTTTGATGTGATTGTCGATAGTTCCGGGCGCACGTTGTCGGACAGTCAGCGGGTGTTGGAGCGCACCGGTGCACCAAGCCATCGTTTTCTCTACGTGAGTTCAGCGGGTGTCTATGCAGGCAGCCACACCTGGCCACTCGATGAGGACAGCCCCCTTGATCCGGCAAGTCGTCATGTCGGCAAGGGTGAAACGGAGCAATGGCTCCTGCGTGAAGGGATTGCTTTCACCAGTTTCAGACCCACTTACATCGTCGGACCTGGGAACTACAACCCAGTGGAGCGTTGGTTCTTCGATCGCATCGTCAATGACCGTCCCATCCCTTTGCCTGGAGACGGAACGACCATCACCCAGATCGGCCATGTTGAGGATCTGGCTGAAGCCATGGCCCGCAGCCTTGAGGTGGATGCTTCCTGCAATCGCATCTACAACTGCTCCGCCAAGAAGGGGATCACATTCCGAGGCCTGATCGAGGCGGCAGCTCTGGCCTGCGGTCGTGAGCCCGGCAGTCTTGACCTGCGCAGTTTCGACCCTGCCGGGCTCGATCCAAAGGCGCGCAAGGCGTTTCCCCTGAGACTGAGTCATTTCCTCACGGATATCAGCCGGGTCGAACGCGAGCTGGCCTGGAACCCACGCTTCGACGCCCATGGCTGCATGGCAGACAGCTACAAGCGCGACTATTCGCTGACTCCAACATCGGCACCGGACTTCAGTGCCGATCAGGCGCTGATCGGGGGCTGA